A part of Stigmatopora nigra isolate UIUO_SnigA unplaced genomic scaffold, RoL_Snig_1.1 HiC_scaffold_25, whole genome shotgun sequence genomic DNA contains:
- the dusp10 gene encoding dual specificity protein phosphatase 10, whose amino-acid sequence MPPSPLDDRIVVALPRPIRPQELQLRLDTSYLDSIASTTSDETVLSATVVKIRATANLVTYMPSSKGSTRSLSCGCSSASCCSVTTYEKDSPSLNPSQVSASSPNLSYAGPSMFSNHDTLSAPSLAQAAAKGHPSTTVRVIHPNELAKRMTCCPMGHPIGPTPVIIDCRAFTEYNKSHIRGAVHINCSDKISRRRLQQGKITVLDLISCREGKDSYKGIFSKEIVVYDDTTADPHRLAPSQPLNVVLDSLRREGKDPIILKGGLSCFRQSHEQLCEHSLHLHEGLESGATAGLSGALPHTLPSTPDIENADVTPVLPFLYLGNERDAQDINLLQHLNVGYILNVTTHLPLFHYDTGLFIYKRLPATDSNKQNLRQYFEEAFEFIEEAHQAGMGLLIHCQAGVSRSATIVIAYLMKHTWMTMTDAYKFVKTRRPIISPNLNFMGQLLEFEEDLNNGITPRILTPKLIGVETIV is encoded by the exons ATGCCTCCATCTCCCCTCGACGACAGAATTGTGGTGGCGCTGCCAAGGCCGATCCGACCTCAGGAACTCCAACTGCGACTGGACACCAGCTACCTGGACTCCATCGCCTCCACCACCAGCGACGAGACGGTCCTCAGCGCCACCGTGGTGAAGATTCGGGCGACGGCCAATCTTGTGACGTATATGCCCTCATCCAAGGGTTCCACGCGCTCCTTGTCGTGTGGATGTAGCAGTGCCAGCTGCTGCTCGGTCACCACTTATGAGAAGGACAGCCCTAGCCTGAACCCGAGTCAGGTGAGCGCCAGCAGTCCCAACCTCAGCTATGCCGGACCCTCTATGTTCAGCAACCACGATACGTTAAGCGCCCCCAGCCTCGCCCAGGCGGCAGCCAAGGGGCACCCGTCCACCACTGTGAGAGTCATCCACCCCAATGAGCTGGCAAAGCGGATGACCTGCTGCCCCATGGGTCACCCCATCGGGCCCACGCCGGTCATCATCGACTGCCGGGCCTTCACGGAGTACAATAAAAGCCACATCCGGGGGGCTGTGCACATCAACTGCTCTGACAAGATCAGCCGGCGAAGGCTTCAGCAGGGAAAGATCACTGTGCTGGACCTCATCTCTTGCCGGGAGGGCAAGGACTCATATAAGGGCATCTTCTCCAAAGAAATTGTGGTCTACGACGACACCACGGCCGATCCCCACAGGCTGGCGCCCTCGCAGCCACTCAACGTGGTCCTGGACTCCCTGAGGAGGGAGGGCAAAGACCCCATCATTCTCAAAG gtgGCCTTAGCTGTTTCAGGCAGAGCCACGAGCAGCTGTGCGAACACTCGCTGCACCTTCACGAAGGTCTGGAATCGGGCGCAACTGCCGGCCTCTCGGGAGCGCTACCTCACACCCTGCCCTCCACTCCGGACATCGAGAATGCAGACGTGACGCCCGTTCTGCCCTTCCTTTACCTGGGCAACGAGCGCGACGCTCAGGATATCAACTTGCTGCAACACTTGAACGTCGGCTACATCCTAAATGTGACCACCCACTTGCCACTTTTTCATTACGACACAGGCCTGTTCATCTACAAACGTCTGCCCGCCACCGACAGCAACAAGCAGAACCTTCGCCAATACTTTGAGGAAGCATTTGAATTTATTg AGGAAGCACACCAAGCTGGTATGGGCCTACTGATCCACTGCCAAGCCGGCGTGTCTCGCTCCGCCACCATCGTCATCGCTTACTTGATGAAGCACACCTGGATGACCATGACGGATGCTTACAAGTTTGTCAAAACCAGGAGGCCCATCATCTCCCCTAACCTCAACTTCATGGGCCAGCTGCTGGAGTTTGAGGAAGACCTCAACAACGGAATCACGCCAAGGATCCTTACACCAAAGCTCATTGGTGTGGAGACTATTGTCTAA